Proteins co-encoded in one Desulfitobacterium hafniense DCB-2 genomic window:
- the secA gene encoding preprotein translocase subunit SecA, whose protein sequence is MGFLNKLFDDNAREVKKYQKKIAAINDLEPEIKALSDEQLRAKTDEFKQRLENGESLDSLLPEAFAVVREASWRVNGQRHYDVQLIGGMVLHDGRIAEMRTGEGKTLVATLPSYLNALTGRGVHIVTVNDYLARRDSEMMGRIHQFLGLSVGLIVHGLNYAQRRESYAADITYGTNNEFGFDYLRDNMVTRPDGLVQRELHYAIVDEVDSILIDEARTPLIISGEADKPTELYNRIAMIIPRLKPEEDYNVNEKDRVVTLTEQGVSRVETMLSVENLFDDLHTELAHHVNQGLKAHALFKLDRDYVVKDGQVIIVDEFTGRLMFGRRYSEGLHQAIEAKEKVKIEKESQTLATITFQNYFRMFEKLAGMTGTAMTEEPEFKKIYKLDVVEIPTNMPMIREDLPDVVYRTEEGKFKAVVEEIIERHKKGQPVLVGTVSVEKSERLSSMLERRGIPHQVLNAKFHEKEAEIIAGAGLKGMVTIATNMAGRGTDIILGEEVAPLGGLHIIGTERHESRRIDNQLRGRAGRQGDPGSSQFFLSLEDDLMRLFGADNITGMMDKLGMDDSVPITSKMISRSVETAQRRVENRNFEIRKHVLDYDDVMNLQREVIYAQRRQVLMGGNIQESIADMLEKVVRETVDMFGAQSPYPEEWDLNSFLEYVENVFLPNHDITAEQVGSMEKEEIVEMLLERAQAHYKTRETAFGEEIMREIERAVMLQVVDKKWMDHLDAMDMLREGIGLRAYGQKNPLVEYRREAYDMFQGMISSIQEDTIRYIMRVTPQVTEQKPEEPQHVRTNRDEEQPARPVHNEGPQIGRNDPCPCGSGKKYKKCCGADS, encoded by the coding sequence ATGGGTTTCTTAAATAAACTTTTTGATGACAATGCTCGTGAGGTTAAAAAGTATCAGAAAAAGATTGCTGCGATTAATGACTTGGAGCCGGAAATCAAGGCGTTGTCTGATGAACAGCTCCGTGCCAAGACCGATGAATTTAAACAACGGCTGGAGAATGGAGAGAGTCTGGACAGCCTTTTGCCTGAGGCGTTTGCAGTGGTTCGTGAGGCTTCCTGGCGTGTCAATGGACAACGGCACTATGATGTGCAGCTGATCGGGGGGATGGTCCTGCATGATGGCCGGATCGCCGAGATGCGTACTGGGGAAGGAAAAACATTGGTGGCAACCCTTCCATCCTATCTGAATGCTTTGACAGGCCGCGGTGTTCATATCGTTACCGTCAACGACTATCTTGCCCGGCGTGACAGCGAAATGATGGGCCGCATTCACCAGTTCCTGGGATTATCGGTGGGTCTGATCGTTCATGGCTTAAACTATGCTCAGCGGCGGGAAAGCTATGCTGCAGATATAACCTATGGTACCAATAATGAATTTGGCTTTGATTATTTGCGTGATAATATGGTGACCCGTCCTGATGGGTTGGTTCAGCGGGAACTTCATTATGCTATCGTCGACGAAGTGGACTCCATTTTAATCGACGAAGCCCGTACCCCGTTGATTATTTCCGGGGAGGCGGACAAGCCGACCGAGCTCTATAACCGGATTGCCATGATTATTCCCCGCTTAAAGCCGGAAGAAGATTATAATGTCAATGAAAAAGACCGGGTGGTCACCTTGACTGAACAAGGGGTCAGCCGGGTTGAAACCATGCTCTCCGTAGAGAATCTCTTTGACGATCTGCACACAGAGCTGGCTCATCATGTGAACCAGGGCTTAAAAGCCCATGCCCTCTTTAAACTGGATCGGGATTATGTGGTTAAGGACGGGCAGGTTATTATCGTTGATGAATTTACCGGACGTCTTATGTTTGGGCGCCGTTATTCGGAAGGATTGCATCAGGCGATTGAAGCTAAGGAAAAAGTGAAAATTGAAAAGGAATCTCAAACCTTAGCGACCATTACCTTCCAGAATTATTTCCGGATGTTTGAAAAACTTGCCGGTATGACCGGTACCGCTATGACGGAAGAACCGGAATTCAAAAAGATTTACAAATTAGACGTGGTGGAAATTCCCACTAATATGCCGATGATTCGTGAGGATCTGCCTGATGTGGTCTATCGGACTGAGGAAGGCAAGTTCAAGGCTGTCGTTGAGGAGATCATCGAACGCCACAAAAAAGGACAGCCGGTTCTGGTGGGAACCGTATCGGTGGAGAAGTCCGAGCGCTTAAGCAGTATGTTGGAGCGCCGCGGCATACCTCATCAAGTCCTGAATGCCAAGTTCCATGAGAAAGAAGCCGAAATCATTGCCGGAGCAGGCTTGAAGGGCATGGTGACCATCGCCACCAACATGGCGGGCCGTGGTACGGACATTATCCTGGGCGAAGAAGTAGCCCCACTGGGTGGTCTGCATATTATAGGTACAGAGCGCCACGAATCCCGCCGGATTGATAATCAGCTGCGCGGCCGTGCCGGACGTCAGGGAGACCCTGGTTCTTCCCAATTCTTCCTTTCTCTGGAAGATGATTTGATGCGCCTTTTTGGTGCGGATAATATCACCGGGATGATGGATAAATTAGGGATGGACGATTCCGTTCCCATTACCTCCAAGATGATCAGCCGCTCTGTAGAAACGGCTCAGCGCCGGGTGGAAAACAGAAACTTCGAAATTCGCAAGCATGTTCTTGATTATGATGATGTCATGAATCTGCAGCGGGAAGTCATCTATGCCCAACGCCGTCAGGTGCTGATGGGTGGCAACATTCAGGAGAGCATCGCCGATATGCTGGAAAAAGTGGTTCGGGAAACGGTGGATATGTTCGGCGCCCAGAGCCCCTATCCTGAAGAATGGGATCTTAACAGCTTCCTGGAGTATGTGGAAAATGTCTTCCTGCCCAATCATGATATTACAGCCGAGCAAGTAGGAAGCATGGAAAAAGAAGAGATCGTGGAAATGCTTCTGGAGAGAGCACAAGCCCATTACAAAACCCGTGAAACAGCTTTTGGCGAAGAGATCATGCGGGAAATCGAGCGGGCTGTGATGCTGCAGGTCGTGGACAAGAAGTGGATGGATCATTTGGATGCCATGGATATGCTCCGGGAAGGCATTGGCCTGAGAGCTTATGGGCAAAAGAACCCCTTGGTGGAATATCGCCGTGAGGCTTATGATATGTTCCAGGGCATGATCAGCTCAATTCAGGAAGACACCATCCGCTATATTATGAGAGTGACACCTCAGGTGACGGAGCAAAAACCGGAAGAACCTCAGCATGTCCGCACCAACCGGGATGAGGAACAGCCGGCCCGTCCGGTTCATAATGAGGGGCCCCAAATCGGCCGCAACGATCCCTGTCCCTGCGGCAGCGGCAAGAAATACAAGAAATGCTGCGGAGCAGACAGTTAG
- the hpf gene encoding ribosome hibernation-promoting factor, HPF/YfiA family, which yields MNISVRGKQMEVTDALKEYVLKRVGKLEKYSDEFMDVKVTLLVEEGRHRVEVTAPLQGMILRGEEESGDMYASIDLVVEKLERQIDKYRTRINKRMRTKVLKDHEIEHPALYEDDSEEVVRHKKFGTKPMSVEEAIMQMNLVGHNFYAFTNMDTNVINVVYRRRSGDYGLLEPED from the coding sequence ATGAACATCAGCGTTCGCGGCAAACAAATGGAAGTCACCGATGCCCTGAAAGAGTACGTTTTAAAAAGGGTAGGCAAACTGGAGAAATACTCTGATGAGTTTATGGATGTTAAAGTAACCCTGCTGGTAGAGGAAGGCCGCCATCGCGTTGAGGTCACTGCACCCCTCCAGGGTATGATTCTTCGCGGCGAGGAAGAAAGCGGAGATATGTACGCTTCCATCGACCTGGTCGTCGAAAAGCTGGAGCGCCAAATTGATAAATACCGCACCCGGATCAACAAACGCATGCGCACTAAAGTCCTTAAAGATCATGAAATTGAGCATCCCGCCCTCTATGAAGATGATTCTGAAGAGGTTGTCCGTCACAAAAAATTCGGTACCAAACCCATGTCCGTGGAAGAAGCCATTATGCAGATGAACCTGGTAGGACATAACTTCTACGCCTTCACCAACATGGATACCAATGTCATCAATGTGGTTTATCGCCGGAGATCAGGCGACTATGGTCTCTTGGAGCCCGAAGATTGA
- a CDS encoding cold shock domain-containing protein: MLGKVKWFSKQKGYGFIEGDHGQDIFVHFSSIMGDGFRTLEEGQGVEFDIVQGPRGDQASNVQAR, translated from the coding sequence GTGTTGGGTAAAGTAAAGTGGTTTAGCAAACAAAAAGGGTATGGATTTATCGAAGGGGATCATGGACAGGATATTTTCGTTCATTTCTCTTCCATCATGGGTGACGGCTTCCGTACTTTAGAAGAAGGTCAAGGTGTGGAATTCGATATTGTCCAAGGTCCGCGGGGAGACCAGGCTTCTAATGTGCAAGCGAGATAA
- a CDS encoding amino acid ABC transporter ATP-binding protein translates to MITVKNLHKHFGKLEVLRGIDCHIKEKEVVVVIGPSGSGKSTFLRCLNKLEELTSGEIVVDGIPLNSETNVNAIRREVGMVFQRFNLFPHKTALENITLAPEIVRKTSKQETEWMAMELLKKVGLADKAHEYPERLSGGQQQRVAIARALAMRPKVMLFDEPTSALDPEMVGEVLAVMKDLAREGMTMVVVTHEMGFAREVGDRVIFMDEGRIMEEGSPAELFGNPQNPRTQSFLSKIL, encoded by the coding sequence GTGATAACCGTTAAAAATCTGCACAAGCATTTTGGCAAGCTGGAGGTCCTGCGCGGCATCGACTGTCATATTAAAGAAAAAGAGGTCGTGGTGGTTATTGGCCCCAGCGGTTCGGGGAAGAGCACGTTTCTGCGTTGTCTCAACAAGCTGGAGGAGCTCACATCCGGAGAAATCGTTGTGGATGGCATTCCTTTGAATTCGGAAACCAATGTGAACGCTATACGGCGGGAAGTGGGCATGGTTTTTCAACGGTTTAACCTGTTTCCCCATAAGACGGCTTTAGAAAACATTACCTTAGCTCCGGAAATTGTGCGCAAGACCAGCAAGCAGGAAACAGAATGGATGGCCATGGAGCTCTTGAAAAAAGTAGGCTTGGCAGATAAGGCCCATGAGTATCCCGAGCGGCTCTCGGGAGGGCAGCAGCAGCGGGTCGCTATTGCCAGGGCTCTCGCCATGCGCCCTAAAGTCATGCTCTTTGACGAACCTACCTCAGCCCTTGATCCCGAGATGGTCGGGGAGGTTCTGGCCGTCATGAAAGATCTGGCCAGGGAAGGCATGACCATGGTTGTGGTCACTCATGAAATGGGCTTTGCCCGGGAAGTAGGGGACCGGGTGATCTTTATGGATGAAGGAAGAATCATGGAGGAAGGGTCCCCGGCAGAACTCTTTGGCAACCCTCAGAATCCGCGCACTCAATCCTTCCTGAGCAAGATTCTTTAG
- a CDS encoding amino acid ABC transporter permease, producing the protein MELHWELMLESVNPLLKGTLITLELTAGAVAMGIVIGLFMALMRLSNSRILRGFAIAYIDFFRGTPLLVQILMVYFAVPQLLNFQIPDNYQFIAGISAMGLNSGAYIAEIFRAGIQSIDKGQGEAARSLGMTQGQAMRHVILPQAFKRVIPPLGNEFIALLKDSSLVSFIALQDLMYSGKLIVSRTYQPFVIYLEVALFYLAMTLILSRFVNYTERRFGKSDNR; encoded by the coding sequence GTGGAACTCCATTGGGAATTAATGCTTGAGAGCGTCAATCCCTTGCTGAAAGGAACATTGATCACTCTGGAGCTTACGGCCGGGGCTGTGGCTATGGGGATTGTGATCGGCTTGTTTATGGCATTAATGCGTTTATCCAACAGCCGGATTTTACGGGGCTTCGCTATAGCCTATATTGATTTTTTCAGAGGGACGCCGCTTTTGGTTCAAATTCTCATGGTGTACTTCGCTGTTCCTCAGCTCTTGAATTTCCAGATTCCTGATAATTATCAGTTTATTGCCGGTATCTCGGCTATGGGTCTTAACTCGGGAGCCTATATTGCGGAGATTTTCCGGGCCGGGATTCAGTCCATTGATAAAGGGCAGGGAGAAGCGGCCCGGTCTTTGGGAATGACCCAGGGCCAAGCCATGAGACATGTTATTCTTCCTCAGGCCTTTAAACGGGTTATTCCTCCTCTGGGCAATGAGTTTATTGCTCTGCTTAAGGATTCTTCCCTGGTATCTTTTATTGCTCTTCAGGATCTTATGTATTCCGGAAAGCTTATCGTAAGCCGTACCTATCAGCCCTTTGTCATTTATTTAGAAGTTGCTTTGTTCTATCTGGCCATGACCCTGATCCTTTCTCGGTTCGTGAATTATACAGAGAGGAGGTTCGGCAAAAGTGATAACCGTTAA
- a CDS encoding basic amino acid ABC transporter substrate-binding protein produces the protein MKKSLRNGIIAVVMMGLLALTGCGGNQSQPPANDGANNGANGGEEKVLKIGSAIEYAPFEFMDEKQTPTGFDIDLMNEIAKDLGYTAKFESSSFDGLVAAIGLGKYDAVISAMTITDDRAKSVLFSDPYFESAQIIAVKKGSAIKSEQDLKGKKVGVQQGTTGQFAVEDLGIDPRKFDTIGDAINDMMIGGSEAVVADTPTLYYFITQNPNMDIEIIPSAFEKEYFGIAFKLDNKELADQVNATLKKFMDNGKYNEIYKKWFNEDAPKF, from the coding sequence ATGAAAAAGAGTTTACGCAATGGGATCATTGCTGTGGTCATGATGGGCTTGCTGGCCCTTACAGGCTGCGGCGGTAATCAAAGTCAGCCCCCTGCAAACGATGGGGCGAATAATGGAGCGAATGGGGGAGAAGAAAAAGTACTGAAGATCGGCTCCGCTATCGAGTATGCACCCTTTGAATTTATGGACGAAAAGCAAACTCCTACAGGCTTTGATATCGATTTAATGAACGAAATCGCCAAAGACTTGGGATATACCGCGAAGTTTGAGTCATCCTCTTTTGATGGGTTGGTCGCAGCAATTGGCCTGGGAAAATATGATGCCGTCATCTCGGCGATGACGATCACCGACGACCGTGCCAAGTCGGTGCTTTTCAGCGACCCTTATTTTGAATCCGCTCAAATAATCGCTGTTAAAAAAGGTTCAGCAATTAAATCAGAACAAGACTTAAAAGGTAAAAAAGTTGGTGTTCAACAAGGAACCACAGGTCAGTTTGCAGTTGAAGATCTGGGGATCGATCCCAGAAAATTCGATACCATCGGAGATGCCATCAACGATATGATGATTGGCGGCTCTGAGGCAGTGGTTGCCGATACCCCTACCCTTTACTATTTCATTACCCAGAACCCCAATATGGATATTGAGATCATCCCCAGCGCTTTCGAAAAAGAGTATTTTGGCATCGCCTTTAAGCTTGATAATAAAGAGTTGGCCGATCAAGTGAATGCCACGTTAAAGAAGTTTATGGACAATGGAAAATACAATGAGATCTATAAAAAATGGTTTAATGAGGATGCTCCTAAGTTCTAA
- a CDS encoding zinc-ribbon domain containing protein, whose product MAFQDKELVCKDCGTTFIFTVGEQEFYAEKGFENEPQRCRDCRNARKASRNSGESRQREMHTVVCAECGVETQVPFQPTSDRPVYCRDCYQNHRVGR is encoded by the coding sequence ATGGCGTTTCAAGACAAAGAACTAGTATGCAAAGATTGCGGAACCACTTTCATTTTCACTGTAGGTGAACAAGAATTCTATGCAGAAAAAGGCTTCGAAAACGAGCCACAGCGTTGCAGAGACTGCCGTAATGCACGTAAAGCCAGCCGCAACAGCGGTGAAAGCCGTCAACGGGAAATGCACACAGTAGTTTGTGCAGAGTGCGGCGTTGAAACTCAAGTTCCATTTCAACCTACATCTGATCGTCCCGTTTACTGCCGCGATTGCTACCAAAACCACCGCGTAGGTCGCTAA
- a CDS encoding ComF family protein: MSGSIFSLWQDIKDLARSLLYDKESACLLCATHVSGGQVFCDDCKQTYFRPDLNRCSHCGKLLESQHTECEDCVAGRGPKGMDQAVAWGHYTGAWREFIQNVKFKSQPYLLKQLGPPLGDFALRHLPPPHWIVPVPLHDERLGERGFNQAAAMASLLHWELGIPLWEGLHRVQPTAPQVGLSRKERLHNLESVFQIVSSSRGLKQIQGARVWLIDDVTTTGATLEHCAKVLKRGGAAQVYGLVLAAGLEKGQKKDYSASEFGVIIGSDRRESVTIF, from the coding sequence ATGTCCGGCTCTATTTTTTCTCTATGGCAAGATATAAAAGACCTTGCCCGATCCCTGCTCTATGATAAGGAGTCAGCCTGTCTTCTCTGTGCAACCCATGTGTCAGGAGGCCAGGTTTTTTGTGATGATTGTAAGCAAACTTATTTCCGGCCGGATTTGAACCGGTGCAGCCATTGCGGCAAGCTTCTTGAATCTCAGCATACAGAATGTGAGGACTGCGTTGCGGGCAGAGGGCCCAAAGGTATGGATCAGGCTGTGGCCTGGGGACATTATACGGGGGCTTGGCGGGAGTTCATTCAGAATGTAAAATTTAAATCCCAGCCTTATTTGCTGAAACAGCTCGGCCCGCCTCTGGGGGATTTTGCTCTTCGCCATCTGCCGCCTCCCCATTGGATTGTGCCTGTTCCTCTGCATGATGAACGATTAGGGGAAAGAGGCTTCAATCAGGCGGCAGCGATGGCCTCCCTGCTGCATTGGGAACTGGGGATTCCTTTGTGGGAGGGTTTGCACCGGGTTCAGCCCACTGCCCCGCAAGTGGGGTTAAGCCGGAAGGAGAGGCTGCATAATCTGGAGTCGGTTTTCCAAATAGTCTCTTCATCACGAGGGCTTAAGCAAATCCAAGGAGCCAGGGTTTGGCTTATCGATGATGTGACCACTACCGGTGCGACCTTGGAGCATTGTGCCAAGGTGTTGAAACGGGGTGGAGCGGCTCAGGTGTATGGGCTTGTTTTAGCCGCAGGTTTGGAGAAAGGACAGAAAAAGGACTATTCAGCCTCAGAATTCGGTGTTATAATAGGGTCGGATAGGCGTGAGTCTGTTACTATTTTTTAA
- a CDS encoding helicase-related protein, giving the protein MFYVFVADSGEMTLSPLIDDKHLAEEAEVLRPGLPLSFAQSLLGEIDEQRQGSGRGGVWPLWGGYSRERGEDKKRDGAWVKRAMLRTLKGYPGLRDQNWRWEKGNSPEASWQNGLKDNLGSITDKERIGDFLARTEGRLLAKADLQRLGQECRLSYPEILNLCHEQVGKGDAQWIPAVTRVGKGWRCERCGETKVEEWISIYGPAATCPACTALGAVSSLHELYRSGGPSQTMFSSSTESDHLSYSSFSDCGNMAWEFSPRWELSPAQKLAAQQVLEFVKEGAGERGVIQGRNVEKEVLLWAACGAGKTEVCFPAAAWALEQGKKVLFAAPRQDVVLDVAPRLQRDFPGLKLSVLTGTSQERFTPAPFVLATTHQILRFYQAFDLIFLDEMDAFPYYGSTALAWGMDRALRTGGKRAYLTATPSRESLEKVKAGRMELIRLTARHHGKAVPLPQWRKIGGSMAPEHGCSGEQGEKVLQWLKELALWGPVLLFVPKISWVNPWVEILKKEFPQWSISGSYSADPNRTEKIAALREGRFRIFVCTSILERGVTLPNAQIMVLEADHGVFDERALVQMAGRVGRTQENPTGNAFFLSRQKSAAIAKAIYWIKEQNELAFAQGLIDN; this is encoded by the coding sequence ATGTTTTACGTTTTTGTTGCCGATTCAGGGGAGATGACACTTTCCCCTTTAATAGACGATAAGCACTTGGCTGAGGAGGCTGAGGTCTTGCGGCCCGGGCTCCCTTTAAGCTTTGCCCAATCCCTGCTGGGAGAGATTGACGAGCAAAGGCAGGGCTCAGGAAGAGGCGGCGTATGGCCCTTATGGGGAGGCTATTCAAGAGAAAGGGGAGAGGACAAGAAGCGGGATGGAGCCTGGGTTAAAAGGGCAATGCTCAGAACCTTGAAAGGCTATCCGGGACTAAGGGATCAAAATTGGCGGTGGGAGAAGGGAAACTCTCCGGAGGCCTCTTGGCAGAATGGACTGAAGGATAATCTGGGGAGTATAACAGATAAGGAAAGGATTGGGGATTTCCTGGCCAGAACTGAGGGAAGATTATTAGCCAAGGCTGACCTGCAGCGGCTGGGGCAGGAATGTCGCTTATCTTATCCGGAGATTTTGAACCTCTGCCATGAGCAGGTCGGGAAAGGGGATGCCCAATGGATTCCGGCCGTGACAAGAGTAGGAAAAGGCTGGAGATGTGAGCGCTGCGGGGAGACTAAGGTCGAAGAGTGGATAAGCATCTATGGGCCGGCTGCCACTTGCCCGGCTTGTACCGCTTTAGGAGCAGTAAGTTCACTCCATGAGCTTTACCGAAGCGGGGGTCCCTCTCAAACTATGTTTTCCTCCTCTACAGAGTCAGATCATCTGAGCTATTCCTCTTTTTCCGACTGTGGGAACATGGCTTGGGAATTTTCACCCCGTTGGGAGCTTAGTCCTGCCCAAAAGCTTGCTGCCCAACAGGTCTTAGAGTTTGTAAAAGAAGGTGCCGGCGAAAGGGGCGTCATTCAGGGTAGAAACGTTGAGAAGGAAGTGTTGCTCTGGGCAGCTTGTGGAGCAGGGAAAACCGAGGTCTGTTTTCCGGCCGCAGCATGGGCCCTTGAACAAGGGAAAAAGGTATTATTCGCGGCACCTCGTCAAGATGTGGTTCTGGATGTAGCCCCTCGTCTTCAGCGGGATTTTCCCGGCTTAAAGCTGAGTGTTCTCACCGGAACAAGCCAGGAGCGTTTTACGCCAGCTCCCTTTGTTCTGGCAACCACACACCAAATTCTGCGTTTTTACCAGGCTTTTGATTTAATCTTCCTTGACGAAATGGACGCCTTTCCCTATTATGGCAGTACAGCCTTGGCTTGGGGAATGGATCGGGCGTTGAGAACGGGAGGGAAAAGGGCCTATCTGACGGCTACTCCCTCCCGGGAAAGTTTGGAGAAGGTTAAAGCAGGGAGGATGGAACTGATCCGCCTGACCGCACGCCACCATGGCAAGGCAGTTCCGTTACCGCAGTGGCGCAAGATTGGGGGAAGTATGGCACCTGAGCATGGATGCTCTGGAGAGCAGGGAGAAAAGGTTCTTCAGTGGCTGAAGGAATTAGCCCTATGGGGTCCGGTGCTCCTCTTTGTGCCCAAGATATCCTGGGTCAACCCTTGGGTCGAAATCCTGAAGAAGGAGTTCCCCCAATGGTCAATCTCAGGAAGCTACAGTGCCGATCCCAATCGTACTGAAAAAATTGCGGCACTGCGGGAGGGAAGGTTCCGTATTTTTGTCTGCACTTCGATTCTGGAACGGGGAGTCACCCTGCCTAATGCTCAAATCATGGTTCTGGAGGCGGACCATGGGGTCTTTGACGAGAGAGCCTTGGTCCAAATGGCCGGACGGGTGGGGAGGACCCAGGAGAATCCCACCGGCAATGCCTTTTTCCTATCCCGCCAAAAGTCAGCTGCCATTGCAAAAGCGATTTATTGGATTAAGGAGCAAAATGAGCTGGCCTTCGCTCAGGGTTTAATTGACAATTAA
- a CDS encoding DUF2680 domain-containing protein: MLKKFAVSLLTLAFLTFGAGTAFGATTTAPDPAKLAEIKALHQQMVELKVQMIDKKVEAGILEKEKAEKIKDAIKERQKKVEEDLANGKVDFGKKHHKDRDNKPKGDSKETPDAKSSSSMRLTK; encoded by the coding sequence TTGTTGAAGAAGTTCGCGGTAAGTTTATTGACCCTCGCCTTCCTTACCTTTGGCGCCGGAACAGCTTTTGGGGCAACCACAACGGCACCGGATCCTGCCAAACTGGCGGAAATCAAAGCTCTTCATCAACAAATGGTCGAGCTCAAGGTGCAAATGATCGATAAGAAAGTGGAAGCCGGAATCCTGGAAAAGGAAAAGGCTGAAAAGATCAAAGATGCGATTAAAGAACGGCAAAAGAAAGTAGAAGAGGACCTGGCCAACGGCAAGGTCGATTTTGGGAAAAAGCATCATAAAGATCGCGACAACAAACCCAAGGGCGATTCAAAAGAAACACCCGACGCAAAATCTTCATCGAGCATGCGCCTTACCAAATGA
- the fabZ gene encoding 3-hydroxyacyl-ACP dehydratase FabZ, producing the protein MLESQEIQKIIPHRYPFLLVDRILELEDGKRGVGLKNVSGNEPFFQGHFPGYPVMPGVLIMEALAQVGAVILLKMPEYAGHIALFAGLEDVRFRRQVIPGDQLRLEVELLKLKRGLGVAQGKAYVGENLAAEGTLKFAVGPKLED; encoded by the coding sequence ATGTTAGAAAGTCAGGAGATTCAAAAGATAATACCCCACCGCTATCCCTTTTTGCTGGTGGATAGGATTCTGGAGTTGGAAGATGGCAAACGGGGGGTGGGCTTGAAGAATGTTTCCGGCAACGAGCCTTTCTTCCAGGGGCATTTTCCCGGCTATCCGGTAATGCCCGGTGTGCTGATTATGGAAGCTCTGGCCCAGGTAGGGGCTGTGATTCTTTTGAAAATGCCGGAATACGCAGGACATATTGCGCTTTTTGCCGGGCTGGAAGACGTTCGGTTCCGCCGGCAAGTGATCCCCGGCGACCAGCTACGGCTGGAAGTTGAGTTATTAAAACTCAAGCGGGGGCTTGGTGTGGCACAAGGAAAAGCCTATGTAGGAGAAAATTTAGCTGCCGAGGGCACCTTAAAATTTGCTGTCGGTCCTAAATTAGAGGATTAA
- a CDS encoding glycosyltransferase, with product MPTYKILQLIGGGEIGGAEQHVLTLLQGIDKAAFSLTSGSLIDGPFARSTEEKGIPTLRFPMKHALDLSPLPKLMADIRREKFSLIHTHGSRANLLGRLAGGCLKLPVVSTVHSSLKRDYLSPAAACLALALDRLTLPLTSGIITVSEALAEEVARRGGQRIRTIYNGIPPLPQLATSERRGELRESFRRTWGIPKDALVLGSVARLHPTKGLHTLLEAAHILRPQFPHLHILIIGDGPLHRELEEQAEAWELPHTFTGYLPDAYQTLPAMDIFILPSLSEGMGLVLLEAMQAHLPLVATAVGGIPELIRPSLDGLLIPPGQPAELAGACRTLLQNPELAQSCLDSGAQRWQDFSVQEMLRQTENFYQEVLTRC from the coding sequence GTGCCAACCTATAAAATTTTGCAATTAATCGGCGGCGGCGAAATCGGCGGCGCCGAACAGCATGTCCTGACCTTGCTGCAAGGGATCGATAAAGCTGCCTTTTCCTTAACCTCAGGCTCTTTAATCGATGGGCCTTTCGCCCGCTCCACTGAAGAGAAAGGCATTCCTACCTTGCGTTTTCCCATGAAGCACGCTCTGGATTTATCCCCTTTGCCAAAGCTTATGGCCGATATACGTCGGGAAAAGTTCTCTCTCATCCATACCCACGGCTCCCGGGCCAATCTTTTGGGGAGACTGGCCGGAGGTTGCTTGAAACTACCTGTGGTCAGCACGGTTCACAGTTCCCTAAAGCGGGATTATCTTTCACCTGCCGCGGCCTGCTTGGCCCTGGCTTTAGACCGGCTGACCCTGCCCTTGACCTCCGGGATTATCACCGTTTCCGAAGCTTTGGCTGAAGAAGTGGCCCGTCGCGGCGGGCAAAGAATCCGCACCATCTATAATGGCATCCCGCCTCTGCCTCAGCTGGCCACCAGTGAGCGGCGGGGGGAATTGCGGGAAAGCTTCCGCCGGACATGGGGTATACCCAAGGATGCCCTGGTTCTCGGCAGCGTCGCCCGGCTGCATCCCACCAAGGGGCTGCACACGCTTTTAGAAGCTGCTCACATCTTACGCCCCCAGTTCCCTCATCTCCATATTCTGATCATCGGCGACGGACCTCTGCACAGGGAGCTTGAGGAACAGGCTGAGGCTTGGGAGCTGCCCCACACTTTTACAGGCTATCTCCCCGATGCCTATCAAACCCTGCCCGCTATGGATATTTTTATTCTCCCTTCCCTAAGCGAAGGCATGGGCCTCGTTCTGCTTGAGGCCATGCAAGCTCATCTGCCTCTTGTCGCCACTGCTGTGGGAGGGATACCGGAACTGATTCGCCCCTCTCTGGATGGCCTTTTGATTCCCCCGGGACAACCGGCGGAACTTGCCGGGGCCTGCCGCACCCTTCTCCAGAACCCTGAGCTCGCTCAATCCTGCCTGGACTCCGGCGCTCAGCGTTGGCAGGACTTCAGCGTTCAGGAAATGCTCAGACAAACTGAGAACTTTTATCAAGAAGTATTAACAAGATGCTGA